The Canis lupus dingo isolate Sandy chromosome 26, ASM325472v2, whole genome shotgun sequence genome has a segment encoding these proteins:
- the NEFH gene encoding neurofilament heavy polypeptide isoform X11 has protein sequence MMSFSGADALLGAPFAPLHGGGSLHYALARKGGTRSTAGSSSGFHSWARTSVSSVSASPSRFRGAAATSSTDSLDTLSNGPEGCVVAAAAARSEKEQLQALNDRFAGYIDKVRQLEAHNRSLEGEAAALRQQHAGRAAMGELYEREVREMRGAVLRLGAARGQLRLEQEHLLEDIAHVRQRLDDEARQREEAEAAARALARFAQEAEAARVELQKKAQALQEECGYLRRHHQEEVGELLGQIQGCGAAQAQAQAEARDALKCDVTSALREIRAQLEGHAVQSTLQSEEWFRVRLDRLSEAAKVNTDAMRSAQEEITEYRRQLQARTTELEALKGTKDSLERQRSELEDRHQADIASYQEAIQQLDTELRNTKWEMAAQLREYQDLLNVKMALDIEIAAYRKLLEGEECRIGFGPSPFSLPEGLPKIPSTSTHIKVKSEEKIKVVEKSEKETVILEEQTEEIQVTEEVTEEEEKEAKEEKGEEEEAEEGEEETKSPPAEEAASPEKEEAKSPEKAKSPMKEEAKSPAEAKSPVKEEAKSPAEVKSPEKAKSPMKEEAKSPTEVKSPEKAKSPAKEEAKSPVEAKSPEKAKSPVKEEAKSPEKAKSPVKEEAKSPEKAKSPVKEEAKSPEKAKSPVKEEAKSPEKAKSPVKEEAKSPEKAKSPVKEEAKSPEKAKSPVKEEAKSPEKAKSPVKEEAKSPEKAKSPEKAKSPVKEEAKSPEKAKSPEKAKSPVKEEAKSPEKAKSPEKVKSPVKEETKAPEKEVTKKEEAKSPIKEEEKPQEVKVKEPAKKAEEEKAPATPKTEEKKDSKKDEVPKKEAPKPEVPEKKEPAVEKPKESKVEAKKETEDKKKAVTPEKEVPAKVKEEAKPKEKAEVAKKEQDDAKAKEPSKAAEKEPEKPKKEGTPAAPEKKDVKEEKTPEAKKSEEKPKAEAPAKEEPSKEAPTPGKAKTEKAEKSSSTDQKDSRPAEKATEDKASKGEK, from the exons ATGATGAGCTTCAGCGGCGCGGACGCGCTGCTGGGCGCCCCGTTCGCGCCGCTCCATGGAGGCGGCAGCCTGCACTACGCGTTGGCCCGCAAGGGCGGAACGCGCTCTACCGCCGGCTCATCCAGTGGCTTCCACTCCTGGGCGCGGACATCCGTGAGCTCCGTGTCGGCCTCCCCGAGCCGCTTCCGTGGCGCAGCAGCCACCTCAAGCACCGACTCCCTAGACACGCTGAGTAACGGACCGGAGGGCTGCGTGGTGGCAGCAGCCGCGGCCCGCAGCGAGAAGGAGCAGCTGCAGGCGCTGAATGACCGCTTCGCGGGCTACATCGACAAGGTACGGCAGCTCGAGGCTCACAACCGCAGCCTGGAAGGCGAGGCGGCGGCCCTGCGGCAGCAGCACGCTGGCCGCGCCGCCATGGGCGAGCTGTACGAGCGAGAGGTGCGCGAGATGCGCGGCGCTGTGCTGCGCCTGGGCGCGGCGCGCGGCCAGCTGCGCCTGGAGCAGGAGCACCTGCTCGAAGACATTGCGCACGTGCGCCAGCGCCTAGACGACGAGGCCCGGCAGCGGGAAGAAGCCGAGGCGGCGGCGCGCGCACTCGCGCGCTTTGCGCAAGAGGCCGAGGCGGCGCGCGTCGAGCTGCAGAAGAAGGCGCAAGCGCTGCAGGAAGAGTGCGGCTACCTGCGGCGTCACCACCAGGAGGAGGTGGGCGAGCTGCTCGGCCAGATCCAGGGCTGCGGCGccgcgcaggcgcaggcgcaggccgAGGCGCGCGACGCCCTGAAGTGCGACGTGACGTCGGCGCTGCGCGAGATCCGCGCGCAACTTGAAGGCCACGCGGTGCAGAGCACTCTGCAGTCGGAGGAGTGGTTCCGAG TGAGGCTGGACCGACTATCAGAGGCAGCCAAGGTGAACACAGACGCCATGCGCTCAGCCCAGGAGGAGATAACAGAGTATCGCCGGCAGCTGCAGGCTAGGACCACAGAGCTGGAGGCACTCAAAGGCACCAAGGACTCACTAGAGAGGCAGCGCTCTGAACTGGAGGACCGTCATCAGGCTGACATCGCATCCTACCag GAGGCCATCCAGCAGCTGGACACTGAGCTGAGGAACACCAAGTGGGAGATGGCAGCCCAGCTCCGAGAGTACCAGGACCTGCTCAATGTCAAGATGGCTCTGGATATTGAGATTGCCGCTTACAG AAAACTCCTGGAGGGTGAAGAATGTCGGATTGGCTTTGGCCCCAGTCCTTTCTCCCTTCCAGAAGGACTCCCCAAAATTCCCTCTACATCCACTCACATAAAGGTCAAAAGTGAAGAGAAGATCAAAGTGGTagaaaagtcagagaaggaaaCCGTGATTTTGGAGGAACAGACAGAGGAGATCCAAGTGACTGAAGAAGTGactgaagaagaagagaaagaggccaaagaggagaaaggtgaggaagaggaagcagaagagggagaagaagaaacaaagtctCCCCCAGCAGAAGAGGCTGCAtctccagagaaggaagaggccAAGTCCCCAGAAAAGGCTAAGTCCCCCATGAAAGAAGAAGCAAAATCACCAGCTGAGGCCAAGTCCCCAGTGAAGGAAGAGGCCAAGTCTCCAGCTGAGGTGAAGTCCCCTGAGAAAGCTAAATCCCCCATGAAAGAAGAAGCAAAATCTCCAACGGAGGTGAAATCCCCAGAGAAGGCCAAGTCCCCAGCTAAGGAAGAAGCAAAGTCCCCTGTGGAGGCCAAGTCCCCCGAAAAGGCCAAGTCTCCAGTAAAGGAAGAGGCCAAGTCCCCTGAGAAGGCCAAGTCCCCAGTGAAGGAGGAGGCCAAGTCCCCAGAGAAGGCCAAGTCCCCGGTGAAGGAGGAG GCCAAGTCCCCTGAGAAGGCCAAGTCCCCGGTGAAGGAGGAGGCCAAGTCCCCTGAGAAGGCCAAGTCCCCGGTGAAGGAGGAGGCCAAGTCCCCTGAGAAGGCCAAGTCCCCGGTGAAGGAGGAGGCCAAGTCCCCTGAGAAGGCCAAGTCCCCAGTGAAGGAGGAGGCCAAGTCCCCCGAGAAGGCCAAGTCCCCAGTGAAGGAGGAGGCCAAGTCCCCTGAAAAGGCCAAGTCCCCAGAGAAGGCCAAGTCCCCGGTGAAGGAGGAGGCCAAGTCCCCAGAGAAGGCCAAGTCCCCTGAGAAAGCCAAGTCCCCAGTGAAGGAGGAGGCCAAGTCCCCTGAGAAGGCCAAGTCCCCAGAGAAGGTCAAATCTCCTGTGAAAGAAGAGACCAAGGCTCCTGAGAAAGAGGTCACAAAGAAGGAAGAGGCAAAGTCCCCcataaaggaggaagagaaacccCAGGAAGTGAAAGTCAAAGAGCCCgcaaagaaggcagaggaagagaaagctccAGCCACACCAAAAACTGAGGAGAAGAAGGACAGCAAGAAAGATGAGGTGCCAAAGAAGGAGGCTCCAAAGCCTGAGGTCCCCGAAAAGAAGGAGCCTGCTGTGGAGAAACCCAAAGAATCCAAAGTTGAAGCCAAGAAAGAGACTGAAGATAAGAAAAAAGCAGTGACCCCAGAGAAGGAGGTTCCTGCCAAGGTGAAGGAAGAAGCCAAACCCAAAGAGAAGGCTGAGGTGGCCAAGAAGGAGCAAGATGATGCCAAGGCCAAAGAACCCAGCAAAGCAGCAGAGAAGGAGCCAGAAAAGCCAAAGAAGGAAGGGACACCTGCAGCACCCGAGAAAAAAGATGTCAAGGAGGAGAAGACCCCAGAAGCCAAGAAATCTGAGGAGAAACCCAAAGCAGAGGCCCCAGCCAAAGAAGAGCCCAGCAAGGAGGCCCCCACACCTGGCAAAGCCAAGACAGAAAAGGCTGAGAAATCCTCTAGCACAGACCAAAAAGACAGCAGGCCTGCAGAGAAGGCCACAGAAGacaaggcctccaagggggagaaGTAA
- the NEFH gene encoding neurofilament heavy polypeptide isoform X2, with amino-acid sequence MMSFSGADALLGAPFAPLHGGGSLHYALARKGGTRSTAGSSSGFHSWARTSVSSVSASPSRFRGAAATSSTDSLDTLSNGPEGCVVAAAAARSEKEQLQALNDRFAGYIDKVRQLEAHNRSLEGEAAALRQQHAGRAAMGELYEREVREMRGAVLRLGAARGQLRLEQEHLLEDIAHVRQRLDDEARQREEAEAAARALARFAQEAEAARVELQKKAQALQEECGYLRRHHQEEVGELLGQIQGCGAAQAQAQAEARDALKCDVTSALREIRAQLEGHAVQSTLQSEEWFRVRLDRLSEAAKVNTDAMRSAQEEITEYRRQLQARTTELEALKGTKDSLERQRSELEDRHQADIASYQEAIQQLDTELRNTKWEMAAQLREYQDLLNVKMALDIEIAAYRKLLEGEECRIGFGPSPFSLPEGLPKIPSTSTHIKVKSEEKIKVVEKSEKETVILEEQTEEIQVTEEVTEEEEKEAKEEKGEEEEAEEGEEETKSPPAEEAASPEKEEAKSPEKAKSPMKEEAKSPAEAKSPVKEEAKSPAEVKSPEKAKSPMKEEAKSPTEVKSPEKAKSPAKEEAKSPVEAKSPEKAKSPVKEEAKSPEKAKSPVKEEAKSPEKAKSPVKEEAKSPEKAKSPVKEEAKSPEKAKSPVKEEAKSPEKTKSPVKEEAKSPEKAKSPEKAKSPVKEEAKSPEKAKSPVKEEAKSPEKAKSPVKEEAKSPEKAKSPVKEEAKSPEKAKSPVKEEAKSPEKPKSPVKEEAKSPEKAKSPEKAKSPVKEEAKSPEKAKSPVKEEAKSPEKAKSPVKEEAKSPEKAKSPVKEEAKSPEKAKSPVKEEAKSPEKAKSPEKAKSPVKEEAKSPEKAKSPEKAKSPVKEEAKSPEKAKSPEKVKSPVKEETKAPEKEVTKKEEAKSPIKEEEKPQEVKVKEPAKKAEEEKAPATPKTEEKKDSKKDEVPKKEAPKPEVPEKKEPAVEKPKESKVEAKKETEDKKKAVTPEKEVPAKVKEEAKPKEKAEVAKKEQDDAKAKEPSKAAEKEPEKPKKEGTPAAPEKKDVKEEKTPEAKKSEEKPKAEAPAKEEPSKEAPTPGKAKTEKAEKSSSTDQKDSRPAEKATEDKASKGEK; translated from the exons ATGATGAGCTTCAGCGGCGCGGACGCGCTGCTGGGCGCCCCGTTCGCGCCGCTCCATGGAGGCGGCAGCCTGCACTACGCGTTGGCCCGCAAGGGCGGAACGCGCTCTACCGCCGGCTCATCCAGTGGCTTCCACTCCTGGGCGCGGACATCCGTGAGCTCCGTGTCGGCCTCCCCGAGCCGCTTCCGTGGCGCAGCAGCCACCTCAAGCACCGACTCCCTAGACACGCTGAGTAACGGACCGGAGGGCTGCGTGGTGGCAGCAGCCGCGGCCCGCAGCGAGAAGGAGCAGCTGCAGGCGCTGAATGACCGCTTCGCGGGCTACATCGACAAGGTACGGCAGCTCGAGGCTCACAACCGCAGCCTGGAAGGCGAGGCGGCGGCCCTGCGGCAGCAGCACGCTGGCCGCGCCGCCATGGGCGAGCTGTACGAGCGAGAGGTGCGCGAGATGCGCGGCGCTGTGCTGCGCCTGGGCGCGGCGCGCGGCCAGCTGCGCCTGGAGCAGGAGCACCTGCTCGAAGACATTGCGCACGTGCGCCAGCGCCTAGACGACGAGGCCCGGCAGCGGGAAGAAGCCGAGGCGGCGGCGCGCGCACTCGCGCGCTTTGCGCAAGAGGCCGAGGCGGCGCGCGTCGAGCTGCAGAAGAAGGCGCAAGCGCTGCAGGAAGAGTGCGGCTACCTGCGGCGTCACCACCAGGAGGAGGTGGGCGAGCTGCTCGGCCAGATCCAGGGCTGCGGCGccgcgcaggcgcaggcgcaggccgAGGCGCGCGACGCCCTGAAGTGCGACGTGACGTCGGCGCTGCGCGAGATCCGCGCGCAACTTGAAGGCCACGCGGTGCAGAGCACTCTGCAGTCGGAGGAGTGGTTCCGAG TGAGGCTGGACCGACTATCAGAGGCAGCCAAGGTGAACACAGACGCCATGCGCTCAGCCCAGGAGGAGATAACAGAGTATCGCCGGCAGCTGCAGGCTAGGACCACAGAGCTGGAGGCACTCAAAGGCACCAAGGACTCACTAGAGAGGCAGCGCTCTGAACTGGAGGACCGTCATCAGGCTGACATCGCATCCTACCag GAGGCCATCCAGCAGCTGGACACTGAGCTGAGGAACACCAAGTGGGAGATGGCAGCCCAGCTCCGAGAGTACCAGGACCTGCTCAATGTCAAGATGGCTCTGGATATTGAGATTGCCGCTTACAG AAAACTCCTGGAGGGTGAAGAATGTCGGATTGGCTTTGGCCCCAGTCCTTTCTCCCTTCCAGAAGGACTCCCCAAAATTCCCTCTACATCCACTCACATAAAGGTCAAAAGTGAAGAGAAGATCAAAGTGGTagaaaagtcagagaaggaaaCCGTGATTTTGGAGGAACAGACAGAGGAGATCCAAGTGACTGAAGAAGTGactgaagaagaagagaaagaggccaaagaggagaaaggtgaggaagaggaagcagaagagggagaagaagaaacaaagtctCCCCCAGCAGAAGAGGCTGCAtctccagagaaggaagaggccAAGTCCCCAGAAAAGGCTAAGTCCCCCATGAAAGAAGAAGCAAAATCACCAGCTGAGGCCAAGTCCCCAGTGAAGGAAGAGGCCAAGTCTCCAGCTGAGGTGAAGTCCCCTGAGAAAGCTAAATCCCCCATGAAAGAAGAAGCAAAATCTCCAACGGAGGTGAAATCCCCAGAGAAGGCCAAGTCCCCAGCTAAGGAAGAAGCAAAGTCCCCTGTGGAGGCCAAGTCCCCCGAAAAGGCCAAGTCTCCAGTAAAGGAAGAGGCCAAGTCCCCTGAGAAGGCCAAGTCCCCAGTGAAGGAGGAG GCCAAGTCCCCAGAGAAGGCCAAGTCCCCGGTGAAGGAGGAGGCCAAGTCCCCTGAGAAGGCCAAGTCCCCGGTGAAGGAGGAGGCCAAGTCCCCAGAGAAGGCCAAGTCCCCAGTGAAGGAGGAGGCCAAGTCCCCCGAGAAGACCAAGTCCCCAGTGAAGGAGGAGGCCAAGTCCCCAGAGAAGGCCAAGTCCCCCGAGAAGGCCAAGTCTCCAGTGAAGGAGGAGGCCAAGTCCCCTGAGAAGGCCAAGTCTCCAGTGAAGGAGGAGGCCAAGTCCCCTGAGAAGGCCAAGTCCCCGGTGAAGGAGGAAGCCAAATCCCCAGAGAAGGCCAAGTCTCCAGTGAAGGAGGAGGCCAAGTCCCCTGAGAAGGCCAAATCCCCAGTGAAGGAGGAGGCCAAGTCCCCAGAGAAGCCCAAGTCCCCGGTGAAGGAGGAGGCCAAGTCCCCTGAAAAGGCCAAGTCCCCTGAGAAGGCCAAGTCCCCGGTGAAGGAGGAGGCCAAGTCCCCTGAGAAGGCCAAGTCCCCGGTGAAGGAGGAGGCCAAGTCCCCTGAGAAGGCCAAGTCCCCGGTGAAGGAGGAGGCCAAGTCCCCTGAGAAGGCCAAGTCCCCAGTGAAGGAGGAGGCCAAGTCCCCCGAGAAGGCCAAGTCCCCAGTGAAGGAGGAGGCCAAGTCCCCTGAAAAGGCCAAGTCCCCAGAGAAGGCCAAGTCCCCGGTGAAGGAGGAGGCCAAGTCCCCAGAGAAGGCCAAGTCCCCTGAGAAAGCCAAGTCCCCAGTGAAGGAGGAGGCCAAGTCCCCTGAGAAGGCCAAGTCCCCAGAGAAGGTCAAATCTCCTGTGAAAGAAGAGACCAAGGCTCCTGAGAAAGAGGTCACAAAGAAGGAAGAGGCAAAGTCCCCcataaaggaggaagagaaacccCAGGAAGTGAAAGTCAAAGAGCCCgcaaagaaggcagaggaagagaaagctccAGCCACACCAAAAACTGAGGAGAAGAAGGACAGCAAGAAAGATGAGGTGCCAAAGAAGGAGGCTCCAAAGCCTGAGGTCCCCGAAAAGAAGGAGCCTGCTGTGGAGAAACCCAAAGAATCCAAAGTTGAAGCCAAGAAAGAGACTGAAGATAAGAAAAAAGCAGTGACCCCAGAGAAGGAGGTTCCTGCCAAGGTGAAGGAAGAAGCCAAACCCAAAGAGAAGGCTGAGGTGGCCAAGAAGGAGCAAGATGATGCCAAGGCCAAAGAACCCAGCAAAGCAGCAGAGAAGGAGCCAGAAAAGCCAAAGAAGGAAGGGACACCTGCAGCACCCGAGAAAAAAGATGTCAAGGAGGAGAAGACCCCAGAAGCCAAGAAATCTGAGGAGAAACCCAAAGCAGAGGCCCCAGCCAAAGAAGAGCCCAGCAAGGAGGCCCCCACACCTGGCAAAGCCAAGACAGAAAAGGCTGAGAAATCCTCTAGCACAGACCAAAAAGACAGCAGGCCTGCAGAGAAGGCCACAGAAGacaaggcctccaagggggagaaGTAA
- the NEFH gene encoding neurofilament heavy polypeptide isoform X7, with amino-acid sequence MMSFSGADALLGAPFAPLHGGGSLHYALARKGGTRSTAGSSSGFHSWARTSVSSVSASPSRFRGAAATSSTDSLDTLSNGPEGCVVAAAAARSEKEQLQALNDRFAGYIDKVRQLEAHNRSLEGEAAALRQQHAGRAAMGELYEREVREMRGAVLRLGAARGQLRLEQEHLLEDIAHVRQRLDDEARQREEAEAAARALARFAQEAEAARVELQKKAQALQEECGYLRRHHQEEVGELLGQIQGCGAAQAQAQAEARDALKCDVTSALREIRAQLEGHAVQSTLQSEEWFRVRLDRLSEAAKVNTDAMRSAQEEITEYRRQLQARTTELEALKGTKDSLERQRSELEDRHQADIASYQEAIQQLDTELRNTKWEMAAQLREYQDLLNVKMALDIEIAAYRKLLEGEECRIGFGPSPFSLPEGLPKIPSTSTHIKVKSEEKIKVVEKSEKETVILEEQTEEIQVTEEVTEEEEKEAKEEKGEEEEAEEGEEETKSPPAEEAASPEKEEAKSPEKAKSPMKEEAKSPAEAKSPVKEEAKSPAEVKSPEKAKSPMKEEAKSPTEVKSPEKAKSPAKEEAKSPVEAKSPEKAKSPVKEEAKSPEKAKSPVKEEAKSPEKAKSPVKEEAKSPEKTKSPVKEEAKSPEKAKSPEKAKSPVKEEAKSPEKAKSPVKEEAKSPEKAKSPVKEEAKSPEKAKSPVKEEAKSPEKAKSPVKEEAKSPEKPKSPVKEEAKSPEKAKSPEKAKSPVKEEAKSPEKAKSPVKEEAKSPEKAKSPVKEEAKSPEKAKSPVKEEAKSPEKAKSPVKEEAKSPEKAKSPEKAKSPVKEEAKSPEKAKSPEKAKSPVKEEAKSPEKAKSPEKVKSPVKEETKAPEKEVTKKEEAKSPIKEEEKPQEVKVKEPAKKAEEEKAPATPKTEEKKDSKKDEVPKKEAPKPEVPEKKEPAVEKPKESKVEAKKETEDKKKAVTPEKEVPAKVKEEAKPKEKAEVAKKEQDDAKAKEPSKAAEKEPEKPKKEGTPAAPEKKDVKEEKTPEAKKSEEKPKAEAPAKEEPSKEAPTPGKAKTEKAEKSSSTDQKDSRPAEKATEDKASKGEK; translated from the exons ATGATGAGCTTCAGCGGCGCGGACGCGCTGCTGGGCGCCCCGTTCGCGCCGCTCCATGGAGGCGGCAGCCTGCACTACGCGTTGGCCCGCAAGGGCGGAACGCGCTCTACCGCCGGCTCATCCAGTGGCTTCCACTCCTGGGCGCGGACATCCGTGAGCTCCGTGTCGGCCTCCCCGAGCCGCTTCCGTGGCGCAGCAGCCACCTCAAGCACCGACTCCCTAGACACGCTGAGTAACGGACCGGAGGGCTGCGTGGTGGCAGCAGCCGCGGCCCGCAGCGAGAAGGAGCAGCTGCAGGCGCTGAATGACCGCTTCGCGGGCTACATCGACAAGGTACGGCAGCTCGAGGCTCACAACCGCAGCCTGGAAGGCGAGGCGGCGGCCCTGCGGCAGCAGCACGCTGGCCGCGCCGCCATGGGCGAGCTGTACGAGCGAGAGGTGCGCGAGATGCGCGGCGCTGTGCTGCGCCTGGGCGCGGCGCGCGGCCAGCTGCGCCTGGAGCAGGAGCACCTGCTCGAAGACATTGCGCACGTGCGCCAGCGCCTAGACGACGAGGCCCGGCAGCGGGAAGAAGCCGAGGCGGCGGCGCGCGCACTCGCGCGCTTTGCGCAAGAGGCCGAGGCGGCGCGCGTCGAGCTGCAGAAGAAGGCGCAAGCGCTGCAGGAAGAGTGCGGCTACCTGCGGCGTCACCACCAGGAGGAGGTGGGCGAGCTGCTCGGCCAGATCCAGGGCTGCGGCGccgcgcaggcgcaggcgcaggccgAGGCGCGCGACGCCCTGAAGTGCGACGTGACGTCGGCGCTGCGCGAGATCCGCGCGCAACTTGAAGGCCACGCGGTGCAGAGCACTCTGCAGTCGGAGGAGTGGTTCCGAG TGAGGCTGGACCGACTATCAGAGGCAGCCAAGGTGAACACAGACGCCATGCGCTCAGCCCAGGAGGAGATAACAGAGTATCGCCGGCAGCTGCAGGCTAGGACCACAGAGCTGGAGGCACTCAAAGGCACCAAGGACTCACTAGAGAGGCAGCGCTCTGAACTGGAGGACCGTCATCAGGCTGACATCGCATCCTACCag GAGGCCATCCAGCAGCTGGACACTGAGCTGAGGAACACCAAGTGGGAGATGGCAGCCCAGCTCCGAGAGTACCAGGACCTGCTCAATGTCAAGATGGCTCTGGATATTGAGATTGCCGCTTACAG AAAACTCCTGGAGGGTGAAGAATGTCGGATTGGCTTTGGCCCCAGTCCTTTCTCCCTTCCAGAAGGACTCCCCAAAATTCCCTCTACATCCACTCACATAAAGGTCAAAAGTGAAGAGAAGATCAAAGTGGTagaaaagtcagagaaggaaaCCGTGATTTTGGAGGAACAGACAGAGGAGATCCAAGTGACTGAAGAAGTGactgaagaagaagagaaagaggccaaagaggagaaaggtgaggaagaggaagcagaagagggagaagaagaaacaaagtctCCCCCAGCAGAAGAGGCTGCAtctccagagaaggaagaggccAAGTCCCCAGAAAAGGCTAAGTCCCCCATGAAAGAAGAAGCAAAATCACCAGCTGAGGCCAAGTCCCCAGTGAAGGAAGAGGCCAAGTCTCCAGCTGAGGTGAAGTCCCCTGAGAAAGCTAAATCCCCCATGAAAGAAGAAGCAAAATCTCCAACGGAGGTGAAATCCCCAGAGAAGGCCAAGTCCCCAGCTAAGGAAGAAGCAAAGTCCCCTGTGGAGGCCAAGTCCCCCGAAAAGGCCAAGTCTCCAGTAAAGGAAGAGGCCAAGTCCCCTGAGAAGGCCAAGTCCCCAGTGAAGGAGGAG GCCAAGTCCCCAGAGAAGGCCAAGTCCCCAGTGAAGGAGGAGGCCAAGTCCCCCGAGAAGACCAAGTCCCCAGTGAAGGAGGAGGCCAAGTCCCCAGAGAAGGCCAAGTCCCCCGAGAAGGCCAAGTCTCCAGTGAAGGAGGAGGCCAAGTCCCCTGAGAAGGCCAAGTCTCCAGTGAAGGAGGAGGCCAAGTCCCCTGAGAAGGCCAAGTCCCCGGTGAAGGAGGAAGCCAAATCCCCAGAGAAGGCCAAGTCTCCAGTGAAGGAGGAGGCCAAGTCCCCTGAGAAGGCCAAATCCCCAGTGAAGGAGGAGGCCAAGTCCCCAGAGAAGCCCAAGTCCCCGGTGAAGGAGGAGGCCAAGTCCCCTGAAAAGGCCAAGTCCCCTGAGAAGGCCAAGTCCCCGGTGAAGGAGGAGGCCAAGTCCCCTGAGAAGGCCAAGTCCCCGGTGAAGGAGGAGGCCAAGTCCCCTGAGAAGGCCAAGTCCCCGGTGAAGGAGGAGGCCAAGTCCCCTGAGAAGGCCAAGTCCCCAGTGAAGGAGGAGGCCAAGTCCCCCGAGAAGGCCAAGTCCCCAGTGAAGGAGGAGGCCAAGTCCCCTGAAAAGGCCAAGTCCCCAGAGAAGGCCAAGTCCCCGGTGAAGGAGGAGGCCAAGTCCCCAGAGAAGGCCAAGTCCCCTGAGAAAGCCAAGTCCCCAGTGAAGGAGGAGGCCAAGTCCCCTGAGAAGGCCAAGTCCCCAGAGAAGGTCAAATCTCCTGTGAAAGAAGAGACCAAGGCTCCTGAGAAAGAGGTCACAAAGAAGGAAGAGGCAAAGTCCCCcataaaggaggaagagaaacccCAGGAAGTGAAAGTCAAAGAGCCCgcaaagaaggcagaggaagagaaagctccAGCCACACCAAAAACTGAGGAGAAGAAGGACAGCAAGAAAGATGAGGTGCCAAAGAAGGAGGCTCCAAAGCCTGAGGTCCCCGAAAAGAAGGAGCCTGCTGTGGAGAAACCCAAAGAATCCAAAGTTGAAGCCAAGAAAGAGACTGAAGATAAGAAAAAAGCAGTGACCCCAGAGAAGGAGGTTCCTGCCAAGGTGAAGGAAGAAGCCAAACCCAAAGAGAAGGCTGAGGTGGCCAAGAAGGAGCAAGATGATGCCAAGGCCAAAGAACCCAGCAAAGCAGCAGAGAAGGAGCCAGAAAAGCCAAAGAAGGAAGGGACACCTGCAGCACCCGAGAAAAAAGATGTCAAGGAGGAGAAGACCCCAGAAGCCAAGAAATCTGAGGAGAAACCCAAAGCAGAGGCCCCAGCCAAAGAAGAGCCCAGCAAGGAGGCCCCCACACCTGGCAAAGCCAAGACAGAAAAGGCTGAGAAATCCTCTAGCACAGACCAAAAAGACAGCAGGCCTGCAGAGAAGGCCACAGAAGacaaggcctccaagggggagaaGTAA